A genomic window from Triticum urartu cultivar G1812 chromosome 7, Tu2.1, whole genome shotgun sequence includes:
- the LOC125522362 gene encoding asparagine--tRNA ligase, cytoplasmic 1-like — translation MAAPPADLPAADHLEPPMAASRTPIRAILAATDALAGERVVVGGWVRAGRVQCGGTVAFLAVNDGSCHASLQLVVEAAWVTHPPLARLAATGTSVLVSGVLRVPPGKSKERIELGVEAVIDAGEVDDPAAYPLPKGRIKLDRLRDFLHLRPRNDTIAAVARMRSELTFATHSFFREMGFVCVHTPIITTDDCEGAGEMFQVTTLFSQAQKADRDLRLKLAPHHDADDEEEEGTVGFESDFFRRQAFLTVSGQLQAEAYACALSGVYTFGPTFRAENSHTSRHLAEFLMVEPEIAFANLQDIMNYAESYVQYLCKWLLEHCMEDMEFMAKTHDKAAIERLELVSSTPFERVSYTKAVEILMGSAGSKKFQTKVEWGIDLASEHERYLTEVIFKKPVIVYNYPRGIKAFYMRLNDDQKTVAAMDVLVPKVGELIGGSQREERFGILKQRILEAGLPMASYEFYLDLRRYGSVKHSGFGLGLERMLLFATGLDNIRDVIPFPRYPGKADL, via the exons ATGGCAGCACCGCCGGCCGATCTCCCGGCCGCCGACCACCTGGAGCCTCCGATGGCCGCGTCCCGCACGCCCATCCGCGCGATCCTGGCCGCCACGGACGCCCTCGCCGGCGAGCGCGTGGTCGTGGGCGGTTGGGTCCGGGCCGGCCGCGTCCAGTGCGGCGGCACCGTGGCCTTCCTCGCCGTCAACGACGGCTCCTGCCACGCCAGCCTGCAGCTCGTCGTCGAAGCGGCCTGGGTGACGCACCCGCCGCTCGCCCGCCTCGCTGCCACGGGGACCTCCGTGCTCGTCTCCGGCGTGCTCCGGGTCCCGCCCGGGAAGAGCAAGGAGCGCATCGAGCTGGGCGTCGAGGCCGTCATCGACGCCGGCGAGGTCGACGACCCGGCCGCCTACCCGCTGCCAAAGGGTAGGATTAAGCTCGACCGCCTCCGGGACTTCCTCCACCTCCGGCCCCGCAACGACACCATCGCGGCGGTTGCGAGGATGAGGAGCGAGCTCACGTTCGCCACACACTCGTTCTTCCGGGAGATGGGTTTCGTGTGCGTGCACACGCCGATTATCACCACCGACGACTGCGAGGGCGCCGGCGAGATGTTCCAGGTGACAACACTGTTCAGCCAGGCCCAGAAGGCGGACAGGGACCTCAGGCTGAAGCTTGCTCCTCACCATGATGCcgacgatgaagaagaagaaggaactGTCGGTTTCGAGAGCGACTTCTTCAGGCGTCAGGCTTTCCTCACCGTCTCCGGCCAGCTCCAGGCCGAGGCCTACGCCTGCGCGCTCAGCGGCGTCTACACCTTCGGCCCCACGTTCCGTGCCGAGAACTCGCACACGTCGCGGCACCTCGCCGAGTTCTTGATGGTCGAGCCGGAGATCGCGTTCGCAAACCTGCAG GATATCATGAACTATGCAGAGAGCTACGTGCAGTACCTCTGCAAGTGGCTGCTGGAGCATTGCATGGAGGACATGGAGTTCATGGCTAAAACCCATGATAAGGCTGCGATCGAGCGTCTAGAGCTAGTTTCGTCGACGCCTTTCGAACGTGTCTCGTATACGAAGGCTGTTGAGATACTGATGGGCTCAGCTGGTAGCAAGAAGTTCCAGACCAAAGTTGAATGGGGAATCGATTTAGCGTCCGAGCATGAGAG GTACTTGACTGAGGTGATATTCAAGAAGCCTGTCATTGTTTATAACTACCCGCGAGGGATAAAAGCGTTTTATATGAGGCTCAACGATGACCAGAAGACTGTGGCTGCTATGGATGTTCTTGTTCCCAAG GTTGGTGAATTGATTGGTGGTAGTCAGAGGGAGGAGCGCTTCGGTATCCTTAAACAACG GATACTGGAGGCCGGTTTGCCGATGGCATCCTATGAGTTCTATCTGGACCTTCGACGCTATGGATCCGTGAAGCACAGCGGGTTCGGGCTGGGCTTGGAGAGGATGCTCCTCTTCGCCACGGGCCTTGACAACATCAGAGATGTCATCCCCTTCCCCAGGTACCCTGGGAAGGCCGACCTCTGA